The segment AACTAACTACCTTGTCACTTCGAGGACAACAAAGTGGTAGTTATTGTTGAAGATATGTgtaggagaaaattttaaaaaaagtcagtTACAACCTAGGAGTTCTGAAGAGCCTGCCCAAGAACTAAACTTTATTATTGCTTTTCCCTGGAGGGAAAGCCTGGGCATCTCTCCAAATTTAAACGAAATATTACTGCTAGCGATTAAATGTGAAaattcggctgggtgcagtggctcatgcctgtaatctcagcactttaggaggtcaaagaggtaggatcacttgagcccaggagttcaagatcagcctgggcagcatagatagaccctatctctatgaaaaataaaaagaaattagctggatgtgatggtgcaGGCctctagccccagctactcaggaggctgaggtgggaggatcatttgagcccaggaattcgaggctgcagtgagccatcatgcaccactgcactccagcctaggtgacagagcgaaaccctgtctcaaaaaaaaaaagaaagtgaaaatccTTCTGTATTCAGTAGCCTATAGATGTGCAAGCATCTTTACCAATCTGTGTTCCATCTTTGGACAAGTAAATGTGACCTGAACTCATCTGTCTATGTATACATTATTCAAAATTTCTAACTCGATAAAGGGATACAAATTCAAGTCTAGAGAAGTTAGAATCCTGATTGTTTACAAAACTTGTCCATCAAATAGAGCTGGTGTGATTAACTCTGGCACCCCtaaattcattttgtatattcAATGGTTCCTATGAAAAGCTAGATCTGAAATAACAAATACAGAGACAGCACCATTAGCAGGGTGCAGGCATCACACGTTTTTCCTTGGGTTGCTTCTGTTACCAATCAAACTTGCAGACCTGAGACTAGAGCATTTCTGACAGCTAAGTCCCACAAAAAAGATGCTGTTCATTTATTTTGGCAGTGGGTTGTACTATTCTAAGAAGGCAGCTGTGCGTGGCAGAACCCAACATTATAACTCAAAATCTGTCCTGTCTTAGCATTTGCAGGACATTGGGTTGTGGCATTTTAGAAGGAGATGAAACAGATAGGAAGAAGATATATTAAGGAACAGCAGTTTAAATGCTATGACTTGTAAAATCCCTTATGTGCAGTACAATGTTTTTAGTTATTAAAGTGCATATAATTTAAAGGGCAATTTACTTTACATCATTTGTACTGTTGTATATTCCTCCCATATTAGTCAATTATATTTCTTTGTAGACAGTTTTAAACTTGTGCATTTCAATAGTAGctcatgtgtgtgtttaaatcttAAGCCAACATGAGATTTACATTGATGTTGTAGAAATTCTAGTGAGAATTTTTCAAGTTATATAAAATTTTCTACAAATGCTCTACTTAAATATTCTGCACATAAAATAAGCCAGCAATACAACAGCTGAGAAGTGGGCTTTTATTTTTCACCTTACACCTTTCTGGAAAACACAATTGCAAACTCACTCTGTGTGGATTTCAAGGCACACAGGGAAACATCCATGTATATAGCCAGGGAACAACTTTATCTGCTAGGAAGAGAGTGACTTTCTTCTGGGCTCATGTGACAAAAAACTCACACTTGAATGATAgacacatctttttctttctgtttgttggcAGGTTGTCCACTATAGTAGTTTGCATGCTAAGCAGAATTGCAGGGTGAGAAGATAACAAAGTGCCtaaacaatttttcttctttcccccaGCATGAGTAGTATACATCAGAAGTTTATTTCCCCTATAGTCAGTACCTAACTATCTTTATGGAGATGCTAATCAACTTCTTTAATAATGCTTCTGGAATAAAATGCTACCACTGTTTGGGGTCACAGATACACACcatatttttttgtctttgcatATATGTTACAGCCTAATTCATTCTATTGTGTCTATGTATATCATTGTACATAGTATTTATCTATCCATATCATTGTACATAGTTGTCTGCATTTTATGATGTTGGAATAGAGATTTGGATTTGCAATTGAGATACACCTATATTGagttttttgttagtttgtttttaaaaaattctttctcagattttttccttttttctattctGCTTTAGGCCAGACACTCCAAAAGGGTCTGTACATGGAACAGACTGGGCATTGTTGGTGGTATGTACTGCAGTTCCATGGAAACCATGTCTATGAGTCAGAAAGCAAACACCAGGCCTGTTGTATTGATACCAGGAGGTGTGTTACTAATATAACACCTGACATGTGTGAACTGGCCAGACATCTCCCCAAGAGATGCTGTACAGGATGCCATGACGGTTGGAGCTAATTGGAAGTATAATCCATGACTGTTTGGGGAAGACAAAATCATACCATCCTAGAGGCAGGCCCATTCCTTTGGCTTCTCAGTGGGGAGCTTGTTTTCTTATTAGTGCTGATGGTTTTATTGCAGTCAGTGGAAGACAAGAGGCCATTTGCTTCTTGCACATCAATCAATCACTTCTGGACCTGAGGCCTCAGCAGAAAGCAGGCCacacagcttcactcctgaattcTTGGAGAGCACTCAAACAAGTGAGCAAACTACAAGACTCCAGTGAATCAGACTTTATGGTCGGAAGAAGTGTGAAGAAAAACCCAAATGTCTTCAAATGATTAAGTAAAACTGGCTGCTTATCTATTGTTTTCTAGGCATCATGAGCCTGCTCTAAGCCAAGGTTTGCTAATGAAGGCCTTtagcctgtttttgtatggctcacaaactaaaaatgtctttaaagcgttattttttttttttaatcccaaaaGCAGAAGAATACGGGACAAAGACTGTATGTGGCCCACAAACcctaaagtatttactatctgATCTTTTACAGTAAAAATATCTAAGCAATAGGGTGCAATAATGAAGATAAGTTTTTCATTTCTAGCTGCCATACCACTTCTCTGTCTTCCTCAGAGTCCACCTGAATTGTCAGTGGGCCCAGGAGAGGACTTTGACTTTGACTTAAGGGATTCTATGAGAACCATGTGTAGTTTTGGGGTTTCCTGCACCACTTTCAGGTAGGCCTTAGTATAACCTAACAGTGCTTTATGTTTGTGCTCAGCAGGTCATTAGATGGAGAACCAAGAGCTTACAGAAATTACACTGAACATGAATTAGAAAGATCCCCTCTAATTCCCCAGACCACAACAGGGCTTCCAGTACAGCCAGCCTTTCAGCGATTACACATGTTCATCAGAGCTTTGGAGCCATTTAATACTTTGGTGTTTTTCCTCTAATACTCTTCTTTAAGAGCTGGCCCCCCCGCAAAGTTTTGGAAAGATAAGATTCTAAATTAATTCCTAAATTCTCCAGTTAGATAGAGACTGCCTTTCAGTCCAGGTTCTTCTTTGTTCTTTGATCTGGATCCCAGGAGAGTCACGAATGTTTCTGCTGCTGCAGCTTTGTCTGAATATTGCTGGTATCTTGAAGGAAAATCTTCAGTCTGCTGATGTACCCCTAGGCTGATTACAGAGGGCCGACAGTAGGGGAGATGGAGCAGGGAGCATCCTTTGTCTTGCTTACTTTTTGGGCCAACACAAATCCCAAGGCTCATGTGGGTAGGGTAATCCCTGCCCCCTGAGGCTAAGCACCCCCCACACCTGCAGACTGGGTGAGAACCTGGGATTTAAACAAACTCCGGGGCTGGCATACAGCaccatttctttttatcatttcccCTACTCTTCTTTGATGTTACCCCAGCTCAGGCCCTCATCATCAATCACTGAGACCAGAGGGGTGACCTCTTCAGAGATGACTCTAATCCCCAAAGTAAACTGAGTCTACCCTATGCCCTATTTCCAGGGAGCTGAAAACGTAGCCATATCACCAAAAGTTAGAAGCTTTCTGTTGGTTCCCATTGCCTACAAAATAAAAGTTCAACCCTGCCACAGTATTTTGAGATCTGCCTACTTCCCTAGTAGATCTGCCTCCTTCCTTACCCCACCTCTTGTCCTTCAGCCATGGTTACTAAGAGGCAGGCAGTTTCTTAAGCAGACTGCTTCACTCATGCCTTTACTCATGCTGGTCCCACCACCTCCTAAAATGCCATCCCTCGCTTTTTCCCAGTTTGCTTTActaatcatctttctttttttcttttcttttcttttttttttttttttttgagagaagtctcactcttatcccccaggtttgagtgcaatggctcgatcttggctcactgcaacctctgccttccaggttcaaatgattctcctgcctctgcctcccaagtagctgggattaagtcgcctgccaccacgcctggctaatttttgtatattttagtagagacggggtttcaccatgttggccaggctggtctcgaacacctgacctcaggtgatccgcccaccttggcctcccaaagtgctgggattacaggcatgagccactgcacttggcctactAATCATCTTCCAAGTTGAGATCATGGGTCATGTTAAGGGTTGAAATATATCCCCCTGAAAGATATTCAAGTTCTAAACCCCAATACTTgtgaatgtaaccttatttggaaatagggtatttGCAGATGATCTAGTCAAGAACGGGGTCATTAAAGTAGGCCCTAATCCAAAATGACTGTTGTCTTtacaaaaaggggaaatttggacacagagacagacatgcaTAGAAGGAAGACAATGAGAAGACATAGGGAGGAGATGGCCATCCATAAGCCAAGAAATGACTCGGGCCACAAGAAGCTAGGAAAGAATCATGGAACTGATTCTCTCTCCCAGCCTTCAAAGGGAACCAACACTGCCAACACCTGGATTTAAGACTTCCCACCTCCAGAACTGCGAGAcaataaagttctgttgtttgagccagcaagtttgtaatattttcttacagcagctctagcaaactaatacatgtCACTTTTGGTGTACAACCTTTCTTGAGCCACATAACATCAAAATGAATAGCCTACCATTGAACCCTAGCTTGTCCCAAGAATATCTCCCAATCCCATCAGGTGTAATATGATAAAGCTGTGCTTTTCAAATTATAATGTACACGTGAATTACCTGGTAATCTTGTtacaatgcagattctgattcattaGGCCTGAGTTGGTACCTGAGGTTCTGAATTTCTAGCAAGCTACCAGGTGGTGCTGATACTGCTGGTCCACAGTTCACACTTTGAGTGCCAAGACTTTAGAGCACTCGTCTACAAGGCTATAATATTCCTGAGGTCAAAGACTATGCCTTTGAATACCCAGTGCTTGGAGCAGTGCTGGGAACATGACAGGCACATAACAAATGCTGGTTGAATGGTTGGTGAATGAGGAATGCATGAGTCTATGCTCTTAGGAGTATGTCTTTGGTATTGAACAGTTCATAATAATTCCCAAGATAAGTTGGCCATACAATAATTGCAA is part of the Symphalangus syndactylus isolate Jambi chromosome 18, NHGRI_mSymSyn1-v2.1_pri, whole genome shotgun sequence genome and harbors:
- the LOC134733420 gene encoding uncharacterized protein gives rise to the protein MTGHVEPHPFCSPLPTVRPGLSKSLISTGYLPFPGGLFQSSEPVFIHHMFNPQLPSQEVSYWGRWPGTRTSICGKLQLSLRQTLQKGLYMEQTGHCWWYVLQFHGNHVYESESKHQACCIDTRSQWKTRGHLLLAHQSITSGPEASAESRPHSFTPEFLESTQTTAIPLLCLPQSPPELSVGPGEDFDFDLRDSMRTMCSFGVSCTTFRSLDGEPRAYRNYTEHELERSPLIPQTTTGLPVQPAFQRLHMFIRALEPFNTLVFFL